In the genome of Eriocheir sinensis breed Jianghai 21 unplaced genomic scaffold, ASM2467909v1 Scaffold1168, whole genome shotgun sequence, one region contains:
- the LOC126989430 gene encoding uncharacterized protein LOC126989430 isoform X1: protein MSSIQELVSLGRQLGYEGDDLRNFVSEEQSRQRDERERERQERREREEKEREEKEKEREEKKKEREHALALEWLKLQAPGNKGMAPLGADPATRPKLPVYREGEEIASYFTRFERVASLLKIAVSDYAIYLGSLLTGKLAEFYTSLSADVTEDYSQLKAAILQHFHRTSDHYRSAFRSAKLGAGETFQQFSTLLGRHFDHWLDSSEVTLSFSDLRSFMILDQFMASVPAELRMFLKENNIRTLDEAVKRADIWASAHRYYSRYPSVTEPNERPLSTKPSSSKGSPSTSRKSSSVKCHNCGEPGHIRPNCPQNPALFKQKPKSDPSPGNVKVASCLSKPSCQQYYTTGTINGSRVSTIIRDTGCSRILVSEEALPDVDVSQCNTVRCFDYLGRADEFPVVRCFLRCPYFDGWIDAVRAPLKYCSVLVGNVEGVRSPDDPDNTKIYEDTVTPPIPVEVAAVQTRAAAARKIHPLVLSNLEPLSVTPKEFSDLQKACPTLVALRNKAANGEQDVTRKGCTFSYEVSEGLLYRICLSSNCPNLPGKRYLVVPAECRRAVLTLAHESPLAGHLSHRKTGMKIGEQFYWPGMWSDIRSFCQSCDKCQRMSVRGRVKPVPLKQLPIITEPFSRVAVDIVGPLSPPTSEGHRYILTLIDFATGFPEAVPRKEVTFISVAEALLEIFSRVGIPREILSDRGTQFTSQMMSELHRLIGVKPLFTTPYHPSGNGRIERFHSTLKASLRKLCSDKPREWHRYLPAVLFALREMPSDRTGFSAFELLYGRTVRGPLSILRDLWEDNKLTTDDRSCYQYVIELKDKLADCAKIAAENADISAAKYKTYFDLNSQDRQFKPGDEVLVLLPDSTSKLLLAWNGPYTVLERKNRVNYVIEEKGKPKLYHANLLKRYYRRAQVNQAAVLDEIFLPSDAQDAPELTFSLAEPELLETADDLPITPDGRLDQADSNTVPEEVEQLLSQGIIKPSTSPHCSPVVMVKKTAGNYRLAVDYRVLNSITVFDAEPITTITEDLHKFYGSRYFSELDLTKAYYQVPLTDRAMCLTAFPTHLGLMEFCRLPFGLVTACATYIRLMRLVLAGLEGVTFYFDNIFIFGSTWGKHLDALNSVLIRLRQHGLTARPSKCRFGFGSIEYLGFIVDGNTLRPQENKVSAISSIPPPSNKKLLRSFLGMISFYRMFIPDAASYTSSLSDLLRKGVPEPLVWTEELQVCFERLKTALHSDPVLRLPDQTRPFVLRTDASNQALGAVLLQFHQDCPHPVAYGSRKLLDRERRYSTIERECLAVVSGIRHFDYYLRGKEFVLEVDHKPLVYLTHFKGGNDRLLRWALCLQGYRFRVVHIAGENNIGGDLLSRSE from the exons ATGTCGTCAATTCAGGAACTAGTCAGCTTAGGACGACAGTTGGGCTACGAAGGGGACGACCTCAGGAACTTCGTCTCCGAGGAGCAGTCACGCCAACGGGACGAGCGGGAGCGTGaaagacaagagaggagagaaagggaagaaaaggagcgagaagagaaggaaaaggagcgagaagagaagaaaaaggaaagggagcatGCTCTTGCCCTTGAGTGGCTTAAACTTCAAGCGCCTGGTAACAAAGGTATGGCCCCCCTTGGCGCCGACCCTGCCACTCGTCCCAAGCTACCAGTGTATCGCGAAGGGGAAGAGATAGCTTCGTATTTCACTCGTTTCGAACGAGTCGCCTCTCTCCTCAAGATTGCCGTCAGTGATTATGCCATCTACCTAGGAAGCTTGCTTACCGGTAAACTGGCTGAATTTTACACTTCTTTGTCTGCAGACGTTACAGAAGACTACAGCCAGCTGAAGGCAGCCATTTTGCAGCACTTCCACCGGACAAGCGACCACTACCGCAGCGCCTTCCGTTCAGCCAAACTCGGTGCCGGGGAAACATTCCAACAATTCTCCACCCTTCTGGGCCGACACTTCGATCACTGGCTCGACTCCAGCGAGGTAACTCTCTCCTTCTCGGATCTCAGGTCCTTTATGATCCTTGACCAGTTTATGGCTTCCGTCCCAGCTGAGTTACGGATGTTCCTGAAGGAGAACAACATTCGCACACTAGACGAAGCCGTAAAGCGCGCCGATATCTGGGCTTCTGCCCACCGCTACTATTCAAGGTACCCTTCAGTGACTGAGCCCAACGAACGGCCGCTCTCTACTAAACCATCGTCTTCAAAGGGATCTCCATCCACTTCAAGGAAATCATCCTCAGTTAAGTGCCATAATTGTGGAGAGCCAGGCCACATTAGACCAAACTGTCCTCAAAATCCTGCATTATTCAAACAAAAGCCTAAATCTGACCCTTCCCCGGGAAATGTAAAGGTCGCGTCCTGCCTCTCTAAACCTTCTTGTCAACAGTACTACACTACGGGCACCATCAACGGCTCCAGGGTGTCAACAATCATTCGGGATACGGGATGCTCTAGGATTCTAGTGTCAGAGGAAGCCCTGCCCGACGTGGACGTCTCTCAGTGTAACACCGTTCGCTGCTTCGACTACTTGGGACGAGCGGATGAATTCCCGGTGGTAAGGTGTTTCCTTCGCTGTCCCTACTTCGACGGTTGGATCGACGCTGTTCGCGCCCCATTAAAGTACTGCAGCGTCTTGGTGGGTAACGTCGAAGGAGTGCGTTCACCTGACGACCCGGACAACACCAAGATCTACGAAGACACTGTAACTCCTCCTATTCCAGTTGAGGTGGCGGCTGTCCAGACCCGTGCTGCCGCCGCTCGGAAAATTCACCCTTTGGTACTCTCAAACCTTGAGCCTTTGTCTGTGACACCTAAAGAATTCTCTGATTTGCAGAAGGCGTGTCCTACTCTAGTAGCCCTGCGGAACAAGGCCGCCAATGGTGAACAAGATGTCACTCGTAAGGGCTGCACTTTTAGCTATGAGGTATCCGAAGGACTACTTTACCGGATTTGCCTTTCGTCAAATTGCCCAAACCTGCCTGGCAAGAGATATTTAGTGGTTCCTGCAGAATGCCGCCGTGCAGTATTAACCCTCGCCCATGAGAGTCCTCTAGCTGGCCATCTTTCGCACCGCAAGACGGGGATGAAGATCGGAGAACAGTTCTACTGGCCAGGTATGTGGTCTGACATCCGTAGCTTCTGCCAGTCGTGCGACAAGTGTCAGCGCATGTCCGTCAGGGGAAGAGTGAAACCAGTTCCCCTGAAACAACTCCCAATAATTACAGAACCCTTTTCAAGGGTTGCTGTTGATATCGTTGGCCCTTTGTCTCCTCCAACCTCTGAAGGACACCGGTACATCCTAACACTCATAGACTTTGCCACAGGGTTTCCTGAAGCTGTCCCCCGAAAAGAAGTTACTTTCATTTCGGTAGCTGAGGCACTGTTAGAAATATTTTCAAGAGTGGGTATTCCCCGTGAGATCCTGTCGGACCGAGGCACACAGTTTACCTCGCAGATGATGTCTGAACTCCATAGGCTTATAGGAGTTAAGCCACTCTTTACTACGCCGTATCATCCTAGTGGCAacgggaggattgagaggttccaCTCGACTCTCAAGGCATCTCTACGAAAACTGTGTTCTGACAAGCCTCGGGAATGGCACCGCTACCTACCTGCTGTTTTGTTCGCCTTAAGGGAAATGCCGAGCGATCGAACAGGATTCTCTGCCTTTGAGCTCCTGTATGGAAGGACAGTAAGGGGCCCGCTTTCGATCTTGCGCGATTTATGGGAGGATAACAAGCTCACTACTGATGATCGATCTTGCTACCAATATGTTATAGAGCTGAAGGACAAGCTAGCGGACTGTGCGAAAATCGCCGCTGAAAACGCAGACATAAGCGCCGCCAAATATAAGACATACTTTGACTTGAACTCCCAGGACCGACAGTTCAAGCCAGGCGACGAGGTGCTTGTCCTCCTTCCAGACTCCACTAGTAAGCTGCTGCTGGCCTGGAACGGTCCTTACACTGTCCTCGAACGTAAGAACAGAGTTAATTACGTcatagaggaaaaagggaaacccAAGTTGTACCACGCTAACCTGTTGAAACGCTATTACAGACGTGCCCAGGTGAACCAAGCCGCTGTCTTGGATGAGATCTTTCTCCCCAGTGATGCACAGGATGCCCCGGAGTTAACCTTTTCTCTAGCCGAGCCGGAACTTCTCGAAACGGCCGACGATCTCCCAATCACCCCGGATGGTCGCTTGGATCAGGCCGACTCGAACACCGTCCCGGAG GAAGTCGAACAACTCCTCAGCCAAGGGATCATCAAGCCTTCCACGTCACCGCATTGCTCCCCAGTCGTCATGGTCAAAAAGACTGCTGGCAACTACCGCCTTGCCGTCGACTACCGGGTACTAAACTCCATTACAGTTTTCGATGCGGAGCCAATAACTACCATAACGGAAGACCTTCATAAATTCTACGGGAGCAGGTATTTCTCAGAATTAGACCTAACCAAAGCTTATTACCAGGTACCACTTACTGACCGAGCTATGTGTCTTACAGCCTTTCCGACACACCTGGGGTTGATGGAGTTCTGCCGCCTCCCATTTGGACTTGTTACAGCTTGTGCCACTTACATCAGATTGATGCGACTCGTCCTTGCTGGTCTGGAAGGAGTAACTTTCTACTTTGATAATATATTCATTTTTGGCTCAACTTGGGGAAAACATCTCGATGCTCTCAACTCCGTCCTCATCCGTCTCAGACAGCATGGTCTTACCGCCCGTCCCTCGAAGTGCCGGTTTGGATTCGGATCAATTGAGTACCTCGGATTCATCGTGGACGGCAACACCCTGCGCCCTCAGGAAAACAAGGTATCGGCCATCTCTTCAATACCACCTCCTTCTAATAAGAAGCTGCTTCGATCCTTTCTAGGCATGATATCCTTCTATAGAATGTTCATCCCGGATGCAGCCTCATACACCAGCAGCCTGTCGGATCTTCTGCGCAAGGGCGTCCCCGAACCACTTGTATGGACCGAGGAACTACAAGTATGTTTCGAACGTCTGAAGACTGCTCTACACTCCGATCCAGTATTGAGGTTGCCGGACCAGACTCGCCCTTTTGTGCTACGGACGGATGCTTCAAACCAGGCTTTGGGAGCTGTCTTGCTGCAGTTCCACCAAGACTGCCCTCACCCGGTGGCTTATGGCAGCCGGAAACTATTGGATCGGGAACGACGGTACTCCACGATTGAGAGGGAATGTTTGGCCGTTGTTTCTGGCATCAGACACTTCGATTACTACCTTCGAGGTAAAGAGTTTGTGCTGGAGGTAGACCACAAGCCTCTAGTATACCTAACACACTTCAAGGGGGGTAACGACAGACTCCTCCGTTGGGCCCTTTGCCTTCAAGGTTATAGATTTAGGGTAGTTCATATTGCTGGGGAGAATAATATCGGTGGTGACCTTTTAAGTAGATCAGAATAA
- the LOC126989430 gene encoding uncharacterized protein LOC126989430 isoform X2 — translation MILDQFMASVPAELRMFLKENNIRTLDEAVKRADIWASAHRYYSRYPSVTEPNERPLSTKPSSSKGSPSTSRKSSSVKCHNCGEPGHIRPNCPQNPALFKQKPKSDPSPGNVKVASCLSKPSCQQYYTTGTINGSRVSTIIRDTGCSRILVSEEALPDVDVSQCNTVRCFDYLGRADEFPVVRCFLRCPYFDGWIDAVRAPLKYCSVLVGNVEGVRSPDDPDNTKIYEDTVTPPIPVEVAAVQTRAAAARKIHPLVLSNLEPLSVTPKEFSDLQKACPTLVALRNKAANGEQDVTRKGCTFSYEVSEGLLYRICLSSNCPNLPGKRYLVVPAECRRAVLTLAHESPLAGHLSHRKTGMKIGEQFYWPGMWSDIRSFCQSCDKCQRMSVRGRVKPVPLKQLPIITEPFSRVAVDIVGPLSPPTSEGHRYILTLIDFATGFPEAVPRKEVTFISVAEALLEIFSRVGIPREILSDRGTQFTSQMMSELHRLIGVKPLFTTPYHPSGNGRIERFHSTLKASLRKLCSDKPREWHRYLPAVLFALREMPSDRTGFSAFELLYGRTVRGPLSILRDLWEDNKLTTDDRSCYQYVIELKDKLADCAKIAAENADISAAKYKTYFDLNSQDRQFKPGDEVLVLLPDSTSKLLLAWNGPYTVLERKNRVNYVIEEKGKPKLYHANLLKRYYRRAQVNQAAVLDEIFLPSDAQDAPELTFSLAEPELLETADDLPITPDGRLDQADSNTVPEVRETLTTSQRSELFQLISDFKDVFSEIPGCTSSLQHDIEVCTTERVKPKLYPIPLHLRPFFQQEVEQLLSQGIIKPSTSPHCSPVVMVKKTAGNYRLAVDYRVLNSITVFDAEPITTITEDLHKFYGSRYFSELDLTKAYYQVPLTDRAMCLTAFPTHLGLMEFCRLPFGLVTACATYIRLMRLVLAGLEGVTFYFDNIFIFGSTWGKHLDALNSVLIRLRQHGLTARPSKCRFGFGSIEYLGFIVDGNTLRPQENKVSAISSIPPPSNKKLLRSFLGMISFYRMFIPDAASYTSSLSDLLRKGVPEPLVWTEELQVCFERLKTALHSDPVLRLPDQTRPFVLRTDASNQALGAVLLQFHQDCPHPVAYGSRKLLDRERRYSTIERECLAVVSGIRHFDYYLRGKEFVLEVDHKPLVYLTHFKGGNDRLLRWALCLQGYRFRVVHIAGENNIGGDLLSRSE, via the coding sequence ATGATCCTTGACCAGTTTATGGCTTCCGTCCCAGCTGAGTTACGGATGTTCCTGAAGGAGAACAACATTCGCACACTAGACGAAGCCGTAAAGCGCGCCGATATCTGGGCTTCTGCCCACCGCTACTATTCAAGGTACCCTTCAGTGACTGAGCCCAACGAACGGCCGCTCTCTACTAAACCATCGTCTTCAAAGGGATCTCCATCCACTTCAAGGAAATCATCCTCAGTTAAGTGCCATAATTGTGGAGAGCCAGGCCACATTAGACCAAACTGTCCTCAAAATCCTGCATTATTCAAACAAAAGCCTAAATCTGACCCTTCCCCGGGAAATGTAAAGGTCGCGTCCTGCCTCTCTAAACCTTCTTGTCAACAGTACTACACTACGGGCACCATCAACGGCTCCAGGGTGTCAACAATCATTCGGGATACGGGATGCTCTAGGATTCTAGTGTCAGAGGAAGCCCTGCCCGACGTGGACGTCTCTCAGTGTAACACCGTTCGCTGCTTCGACTACTTGGGACGAGCGGATGAATTCCCGGTGGTAAGGTGTTTCCTTCGCTGTCCCTACTTCGACGGTTGGATCGACGCTGTTCGCGCCCCATTAAAGTACTGCAGCGTCTTGGTGGGTAACGTCGAAGGAGTGCGTTCACCTGACGACCCGGACAACACCAAGATCTACGAAGACACTGTAACTCCTCCTATTCCAGTTGAGGTGGCGGCTGTCCAGACCCGTGCTGCCGCCGCTCGGAAAATTCACCCTTTGGTACTCTCAAACCTTGAGCCTTTGTCTGTGACACCTAAAGAATTCTCTGATTTGCAGAAGGCGTGTCCTACTCTAGTAGCCCTGCGGAACAAGGCCGCCAATGGTGAACAAGATGTCACTCGTAAGGGCTGCACTTTTAGCTATGAGGTATCCGAAGGACTACTTTACCGGATTTGCCTTTCGTCAAATTGCCCAAACCTGCCTGGCAAGAGATATTTAGTGGTTCCTGCAGAATGCCGCCGTGCAGTATTAACCCTCGCCCATGAGAGTCCTCTAGCTGGCCATCTTTCGCACCGCAAGACGGGGATGAAGATCGGAGAACAGTTCTACTGGCCAGGTATGTGGTCTGACATCCGTAGCTTCTGCCAGTCGTGCGACAAGTGTCAGCGCATGTCCGTCAGGGGAAGAGTGAAACCAGTTCCCCTGAAACAACTCCCAATAATTACAGAACCCTTTTCAAGGGTTGCTGTTGATATCGTTGGCCCTTTGTCTCCTCCAACCTCTGAAGGACACCGGTACATCCTAACACTCATAGACTTTGCCACAGGGTTTCCTGAAGCTGTCCCCCGAAAAGAAGTTACTTTCATTTCGGTAGCTGAGGCACTGTTAGAAATATTTTCAAGAGTGGGTATTCCCCGTGAGATCCTGTCGGACCGAGGCACACAGTTTACCTCGCAGATGATGTCTGAACTCCATAGGCTTATAGGAGTTAAGCCACTCTTTACTACGCCGTATCATCCTAGTGGCAacgggaggattgagaggttccaCTCGACTCTCAAGGCATCTCTACGAAAACTGTGTTCTGACAAGCCTCGGGAATGGCACCGCTACCTACCTGCTGTTTTGTTCGCCTTAAGGGAAATGCCGAGCGATCGAACAGGATTCTCTGCCTTTGAGCTCCTGTATGGAAGGACAGTAAGGGGCCCGCTTTCGATCTTGCGCGATTTATGGGAGGATAACAAGCTCACTACTGATGATCGATCTTGCTACCAATATGTTATAGAGCTGAAGGACAAGCTAGCGGACTGTGCGAAAATCGCCGCTGAAAACGCAGACATAAGCGCCGCCAAATATAAGACATACTTTGACTTGAACTCCCAGGACCGACAGTTCAAGCCAGGCGACGAGGTGCTTGTCCTCCTTCCAGACTCCACTAGTAAGCTGCTGCTGGCCTGGAACGGTCCTTACACTGTCCTCGAACGTAAGAACAGAGTTAATTACGTcatagaggaaaaagggaaacccAAGTTGTACCACGCTAACCTGTTGAAACGCTATTACAGACGTGCCCAGGTGAACCAAGCCGCTGTCTTGGATGAGATCTTTCTCCCCAGTGATGCACAGGATGCCCCGGAGTTAACCTTTTCTCTAGCCGAGCCGGAACTTCTCGAAACGGCCGACGATCTCCCAATCACCCCGGATGGTCGCTTGGATCAGGCCGACTCGAACACCGTCCCGGAGGTAAGAGAAACACTCACCACATCCCAACGCAGTGAACTCTTCCAGCTCATCTCCGACTTCAAGGACGTTTTCTCAGAAATTCCTGGTTGTACTTCCTCCCTCCAACATGACATAGAAGTGTGTACCACTGAGCGCGTCAAGCCTAAACTCTATCCGATCCCCCTCCATCTCAGGCCCTTCTTTCAACAGGAAGTCGAACAACTCCTCAGCCAAGGGATCATCAAGCCTTCCACGTCACCGCATTGCTCCCCAGTCGTCATGGTCAAAAAGACTGCTGGCAACTACCGCCTTGCCGTCGACTACCGGGTACTAAACTCCATTACAGTTTTCGATGCGGAGCCAATAACTACCATAACGGAAGACCTTCATAAATTCTACGGGAGCAGGTATTTCTCAGAATTAGACCTAACCAAAGCTTATTACCAGGTACCACTTACTGACCGAGCTATGTGTCTTACAGCCTTTCCGACACACCTGGGGTTGATGGAGTTCTGCCGCCTCCCATTTGGACTTGTTACAGCTTGTGCCACTTACATCAGATTGATGCGACTCGTCCTTGCTGGTCTGGAAGGAGTAACTTTCTACTTTGATAATATATTCATTTTTGGCTCAACTTGGGGAAAACATCTCGATGCTCTCAACTCCGTCCTCATCCGTCTCAGACAGCATGGTCTTACCGCCCGTCCCTCGAAGTGCCGGTTTGGATTCGGATCAATTGAGTACCTCGGATTCATCGTGGACGGCAACACCCTGCGCCCTCAGGAAAACAAGGTATCGGCCATCTCTTCAATACCACCTCCTTCTAATAAGAAGCTGCTTCGATCCTTTCTAGGCATGATATCCTTCTATAGAATGTTCATCCCGGATGCAGCCTCATACACCAGCAGCCTGTCGGATCTTCTGCGCAAGGGCGTCCCCGAACCACTTGTATGGACCGAGGAACTACAAGTATGTTTCGAACGTCTGAAGACTGCTCTACACTCCGATCCAGTATTGAGGTTGCCGGACCAGACTCGCCCTTTTGTGCTACGGACGGATGCTTCAAACCAGGCTTTGGGAGCTGTCTTGCTGCAGTTCCACCAAGACTGCCCTCACCCGGTGGCTTATGGCAGCCGGAAACTATTGGATCGGGAACGACGGTACTCCACGATTGAGAGGGAATGTTTGGCCGTTGTTTCTGGCATCAGACACTTCGATTACTACCTTCGAGGTAAAGAGTTTGTGCTGGAGGTAGACCACAAGCCTCTAGTATACCTAACACACTTCAAGGGGGGTAACGACAGACTCCTCCGTTGGGCCCTTTGCCTTCAAGGTTATAGATTTAGGGTAGTTCATATTGCTGGGGAGAATAATATCGGTGGTGACCTTTTAAGTAGATCAGAATAA